A genomic segment from Alteribacillus bidgolensis encodes:
- a CDS encoding MBL fold metallo-hydrolase, translating into MNWKKPELITDDIWISDGFDLHLPNRTGTYIINEKDLTLIDTGPSLSVPRIIKSIEHLGRSLNEVTYIIVTHVHLDHAGGAGLLLKECPNAKVVVHPRGARHLIDPARLVKGAQAVYGERFESLFDPVVPIAEEKVIIKDHEETLSLSSARTLTFLDTPGHASHHFSIIDSHSNGIFTGDTIGIQYTDANNLQKDIYLPSTSPNQFDPDKMEESLKLILSYEPSSIFFGHYGASKNINEIQRQIRFWLPHFIQKGKAVKGEGLAFGVLAERLGQDVLRNYSLHHLDDNHPLVTFIKMDAAVSAMGIFDYLSK; encoded by the coding sequence ATGAACTGGAAAAAACCAGAATTGATTACGGACGATATTTGGATTTCAGATGGATTTGATCTTCACCTGCCCAATAGGACCGGCACTTACATTATTAATGAAAAAGACTTAACATTAATTGACACTGGACCGAGCTTGTCTGTCCCCCGCATAATAAAGAGCATTGAACACTTGGGAAGATCTCTAAACGAAGTTACATATATAATTGTCACTCATGTCCACCTTGATCATGCAGGAGGAGCTGGTCTGCTTTTAAAAGAGTGCCCAAATGCAAAAGTGGTAGTCCACCCCCGCGGTGCCAGACATTTAATTGATCCGGCTCGTCTCGTAAAAGGGGCTCAGGCAGTCTATGGGGAAAGATTCGAATCTTTATTTGATCCAGTTGTTCCTATTGCAGAAGAAAAAGTTATTATTAAAGATCATGAAGAAACACTCTCCCTCTCTTCTGCAAGAACACTCACTTTCCTTGACACACCAGGGCATGCCTCTCATCACTTTAGCATTATAGATTCACACAGCAATGGAATTTTTACCGGGGACACTATTGGTATTCAATATACGGATGCAAATAATCTTCAAAAAGACATTTATTTGCCTTCCACTTCTCCCAATCAATTTGACCCTGACAAAATGGAAGAATCGCTTAAGCTTATTCTTTCATACGAGCCCTCTTCTATATTTTTTGGGCATTACGGAGCTTCTAAAAATATCAATGAAATACAAAGACAAATAAGATTTTGGCTTCCGCACTTTATTCAAAAAGGAAAAGCTGTTAAAGGAGAAGGTTTAGCCTTTGGAGTATTAGCTGAACGATTAGGGCAAGATGTTTTAAGGAATTATTCTTTGCATCACCTTGATGATAATCATCCTCTCGTTACTTTTATTAAAATGGACGCTGCCGTATCAGCAATGGGGATTTTTGATTATCTCTCCAAATAA
- a CDS encoding toxic anion resistance protein: MAQEQYNHPAETSEAKEKAEKFLERFKSAESSDDLVSALGGLGEAEQQKAGDSLDALKKPVREMMNQKDNELPEKLHELKGMVGELEPDYLKEGKWKKTWNKILRRNPIEQYAKKYDTVEAQVENIIEGLLSGRDKLQEDNVMLEQLKETAKERISDLEEQIQTGKTLNEMLENEMTKEELLDNPTALQKGQQKVVSRIKNMTQAVMVLQQSLASVDLILDNNEKLEEAIFNAITMTKNIITVTASIQLALGNQRKVINAVQSVNEATENMILSNAEMLKSNTEDTLKTLEEPAVAIETFRKAYEDVYAAIQMTEQSNERIVQSGKKFISELDELNNQMKTKLLE; the protein is encoded by the coding sequence ATGGCCCAAGAACAATACAACCATCCTGCGGAAACTAGCGAAGCCAAGGAGAAGGCGGAAAAGTTTTTAGAACGATTTAAAAGCGCAGAAAGTTCCGATGATTTAGTATCCGCACTTGGAGGACTTGGAGAGGCAGAACAACAAAAAGCAGGCGACTCTTTAGATGCTTTAAAAAAGCCTGTTCGTGAAATGATGAACCAAAAAGATAATGAACTCCCGGAAAAACTTCATGAATTAAAAGGCATGGTTGGAGAGCTAGAACCTGATTATTTAAAAGAGGGAAAATGGAAAAAAACCTGGAATAAAATATTAAGAAGAAATCCAATAGAACAATATGCCAAAAAGTACGATACCGTTGAAGCTCAAGTAGAGAATATTATAGAAGGTTTGCTCTCAGGCAGAGATAAACTTCAAGAAGATAACGTTATGCTAGAACAATTAAAAGAGACTGCAAAAGAACGAATATCTGACCTAGAAGAACAGATACAAACTGGTAAAACCTTAAATGAAATGTTAGAAAATGAAATGACAAAAGAAGAATTGCTGGACAACCCGACTGCACTTCAAAAGGGTCAGCAAAAAGTGGTTTCAAGAATAAAAAACATGACCCAGGCAGTAATGGTCTTACAGCAATCTTTAGCTTCGGTCGATTTAATATTAGATAATAATGAGAAATTAGAAGAAGCTATTTTCAATGCCATTACCATGACGAAAAACATCATTACTGTTACGGCCTCTATTCAGCTTGCACTTGGCAATCAGCGTAAAGTGATTAATGCTGTTCAAAGCGTAAATGAAGCCACAGAAAATATGATCTTAAGCAACGCAGAAATGCTGAAAAGCAACACAGAAGACACTTTAAAAACACTAGAAGAACCTGCTGTCGCAATTGAAACCTTTCGAAAAGCATATGAAGATGTGTATGCCGCCATTCAAATGACTGAACAATCGAATGAACGCATCGTACAATCTGGAAAGAAATTCATTTCTGAATTAGATGAACTAAATAACCAAATGAAAACAAAATTGTTGGAATAA